In one Sporichthyaceae bacterium genomic region, the following are encoded:
- a CDS encoding ABC transporter ATP-binding protein, whose product MLELKKVSAGYGRLPVLFDIDLTVEQGQMVSVLGSNGAGKSTLLKTILGAIPPTRGEIIFRRNRISSTPAHKRVGMGIALSPEGRQIFPTLTVRENLVTGAYGVNGAKMKEQFERVFELFPRLKERQNQAGGSLSGGEQQMLAVSRALMSRPRLLLVDELSLGLAPVIAERLYAALRALCDEGLSVVMVEQFHLVAVGFSDKQMVMEKGRFVRVTEEKTTMAQLKSEHTTHKVAPKDSETAEQAEQA is encoded by the coding sequence ATGCTTGAGCTCAAGAAGGTGAGCGCCGGCTACGGCCGGCTCCCGGTGCTGTTCGACATCGACCTGACCGTCGAGCAGGGCCAGATGGTGTCGGTGCTCGGTTCCAACGGTGCGGGCAAGTCCACGCTGCTCAAGACGATCCTCGGCGCCATCCCGCCGACCCGCGGCGAGATCATCTTCCGGCGCAACCGCATCTCCAGCACGCCCGCGCACAAGCGGGTGGGTATGGGCATCGCGCTGTCGCCCGAGGGTCGGCAGATCTTCCCGACGCTGACGGTGCGGGAGAACTTGGTCACCGGCGCGTACGGGGTCAACGGCGCCAAGATGAAGGAGCAGTTCGAGCGCGTCTTCGAGCTGTTCCCGCGGCTCAAGGAACGGCAGAACCAGGCGGGCGGTTCGCTGTCCGGTGGTGAGCAGCAGATGCTGGCGGTCAGTCGGGCGCTCATGTCGCGTCCGCGACTGCTGCTGGTGGACGAGCTCTCGTTGGGCCTGGCCCCGGTCATCGCCGAGCGGCTCTACGCCGCGCTGCGCGCGCTGTGCGACGAGGGGCTGTCCGTGGTTATGGTCGAGCAGTTCCACCTGGTTGCGGTGGGCTTCTCCGACAAGCAGATGGTCATGGAAAAGGGCCGCTTCGTGCGGGTCACCGAGGAGAAGACCACGATGGCCCAGCTGAAGTCAGAGCACACCACGCACAAGGTGGCGCCGAAGGACAGCGAAACTGCCGAGCAGGCTGAGCAGGCCTGA
- a CDS encoding ABC transporter ATP-binding protein: MTATTAADHTGHIVSEAGIDPERDLALAVLEEFLPPHRGDQGNALVGTGLSIAFGGVKALQNVTITAPSKTFVGLLGPNGAGKSTCFDVLNGLKTPDSGQITMFGKDVTKMRPWDRAKLGMGRTFQANRLNHDLTVGENLLSAAHLAIKGNPISAILGFPGPAKSEARAEQAAYAMCVLLGIKEHWHDRVSDLDFGRQRRIEIGRSLMCGPAIVLLDEPAAGLDAEDAHALFALLRQLQRDLGLTIILVEHYVKAVLENADLVYVLNQGQLLASGTPAEVAADPVVRSEYLGSVLDLDTTTDITQAETLAEEADEVLAELEETEAEAPAEEPAAAQGSDENA; encoded by the coding sequence GCCACATCGTCTCCGAGGCGGGGATCGACCCCGAACGCGATCTCGCGCTCGCGGTCCTCGAGGAGTTCTTGCCACCACACCGCGGTGACCAGGGCAACGCCCTGGTCGGCACGGGCTTGTCCATCGCCTTCGGTGGTGTCAAGGCCCTGCAGAACGTCACCATTACCGCCCCGTCAAAAACCTTCGTCGGGCTGCTCGGCCCGAACGGCGCCGGCAAGTCGACCTGCTTCGACGTGCTCAACGGTCTGAAGACCCCGGACTCGGGTCAGATCACCATGTTCGGCAAGGACGTCACGAAGATGCGTCCGTGGGACCGGGCCAAGCTCGGCATGGGCCGCACCTTCCAGGCCAACCGGCTCAACCACGACCTGACGGTCGGGGAGAACCTGTTGTCCGCGGCGCACCTGGCCATCAAGGGCAACCCGATCAGCGCCATCCTTGGTTTCCCCGGCCCGGCCAAGTCCGAGGCCCGCGCCGAACAGGCCGCGTACGCGATGTGCGTGCTGCTGGGCATCAAGGAGCACTGGCACGACCGGGTGTCCGACCTGGACTTCGGTCGCCAGCGACGCATCGAGATCGGCCGTTCGCTGATGTGTGGCCCGGCCATCGTCCTGCTCGACGAGCCGGCCGCGGGTCTGGACGCGGAGGACGCGCACGCCTTGTTCGCCCTGCTGCGTCAACTGCAGCGGGACCTGGGTCTGACGATCATCCTCGTCGAGCACTACGTGAAGGCCGTGCTCGAGAACGCTGACCTGGTGTATGTGCTCAACCAGGGTCAGCTGCTCGCCTCCGGGACCCCGGCCGAGGTGGCCGCCGATCCGGTGGTGCGCTCGGAGTACCTCGGGTCGGTGCTCGACCTGGACACAACGACCGACATCACACAGGCGGAAACCCTGGCCGAGGAGGCTGACGAGGTTCTCGCCGAGCTGGAGGAGACCGAGGCCGAGGCCCCGGCCGAGGAGCCCGCGGCGGCGCAGGGGAGCGACGAGAATGCTTGA